In Alphaproteobacteria bacterium, the following are encoded in one genomic region:
- a CDS encoding M35 family metallo-endopeptidase, which produces MVRHAVLACALGSAMAFAGAGARADTPHVALDFEPKCTDLQTQQIAEAMMMAYLSIEVVVSDLGSHPPSKFAERAIDIWFGADVETPQVLRMYRRIFKRIQDGEKPIAITCDHHEDLYGWTWMETDDRANIGFGRAFFQARVIGGYDTRMGTIVHELSHMVREVASDDIVYGIAGAQDLARQGEEHPIHNADSFEYLVEMMVGNRKNQLPRQSAEHPAL; this is translated from the coding sequence GCGATGGCTTTCGCCGGCGCCGGCGCCAGGGCCGACACGCCGCACGTCGCGCTCGATTTCGAGCCGAAATGCACCGATCTGCAGACCCAGCAGATCGCCGAGGCGATGATGATGGCCTATCTCAGCATCGAAGTCGTCGTCTCCGACCTGGGCAGCCATCCGCCCAGCAAGTTTGCCGAGCGCGCCATCGACATCTGGTTCGGCGCCGACGTGGAGACGCCGCAGGTGCTGCGGATGTACCGCCGCATCTTCAAGCGCATCCAGGACGGCGAGAAGCCGATCGCGATCACCTGCGACCATCACGAGGACCTGTACGGCTGGACCTGGATGGAGACCGACGACCGCGCCAACATCGGCTTCGGCCGCGCCTTCTTCCAGGCCCGGGTGATCGGCGGCTACGACACCCGCATGGGCACGATCGTCCACGAGCTGTCGCACATGGTGCGCGAGGTCGCGTCGGACGACATCGTCTACGGCATCGCCGGCGCTCAGGACCTCGCCCGGCAGGGCGAGGAGCACCCGATCCACAACGCCGACAGCTTCGAGTATCTGGTCGAGATGATGGTCGGCAATCGCAAGAACCAGCTGCCACGCCAGTCAGCCGAGCATCCCGCCCTCTGA